The DNA sequence TATCTTAAAACCAAACCTTGCTCTTATAAGCTCATGGTGACCTATCAAGTTGACTTATTTAGGTATACTAACTACATCCATTTCCATAATAATTTTAAGTAGTGATCTACTTGGACTTCAATACCTACGCTTTAGTTTATTAGGTTATAATcttgaatttcaaattttgtttcttctttcgACTCACGTTTGGTGTCTGGGAATAGACTGGATCGAATAACCCCGAGTTTTGAAGTTTATCAAGTTAGATGAATTAGATTGATTAAGAATCTGCTCTTCTGCCCCGCAGCAGCGTAGTCTAAGAAGTTGGCTTTGCCAACACAACATTTAGGGCTTGTCCCCTGCATTGTATGCTAAACCCCGGCCAGGGGTTGGCTTTTTGGGAGACCCTTTGATCCTGCTATTTGTGGAGACTAGAATAAATAAGTTTCCTCCGTCACTACTAATTCATCTTCTACCTTCTACTTGAACACAACTTCGAAGTTGGCCTCCAGTTTTGCTTCAACATACCTATGGCTATGATCTAGATTTAACACTCTTCCGCACGATCGGCCGACAACTAACATAGCTCCTTCGACAGGAGAAAAACTTACAACAGCTCATATCTCTGACGTCTCTGACGTCTCTCACATCACCTGACACAGAGAGAGAAAGCATAAAACTGAGATGTGCAATTTTTCTCCTCCAGCACACAGAAATAACAACAAAGGGTGCGGGCCATCCTGCACCACCATCTCAAACATCAATCCACTCATCCGAATAAAGCATCAACAATATGGGGCAATTTTGACAGATGAGACGATAAGCAAGTTGTAGAATCCATCCAGCCTGAGAAAAGAGGGAAATTGTGGTGCAGAGGTGATCCAAGAATATATTCTCACCAAGAGTCGGGAAAAATAccatttttaaatcaaaacgaTAGCGAAAAAAAATTAGACTAATTAGATAACACATTGTCAGTAATTCATGTTACATTTACTCCAGCAACTAGAAGAGGACTATCAGCTTTATTACACAATATACATTTAAAGGGAAAAGACCAAAACACTTTCATCGTGCACACTTGAGAACATGTAATGGAAAACGATTTAGTACAAGTAATCAAGTAGAATACAATACCTGCTTGGAAGAAAGATGTGATCCAATCCAAAAAGTACTAGGTGAAAAGCTTTTGATCGTGGAAGCCGCTACAATTATCTCGACTGCACCCTCTCCGTCCTTTTCAACGAATAACACATAGCAGCGCACTAATGCAGTAAAGATTTGGCCCAACTGCATTAGAGAAATCATAAGACTGCGTTTAGGCTAGCTGCTACACCTTGCTCGAGTGTGTTGGTGATCTGAATTGGTGTTGTCAAACACCAATCTTGGGCCGCTCACTAAAGTGGGAAGAAATATGTTCGGTTCCGTTAAGTACAGAAAGAAAGAATCTGGCGGTGCCCGTGCAGATTGTTCTGGGGATAAAGTGGATAGCCTGTTGAAACTATAAAGtcttggaagtctgattaccTAGTCAATACTATTTGTAGGTCTCCGAGGCATAGGAAGCTCAAGAGTAATTAAGAAATAACATCTTTCTGACTCTCTGACATATTGGACTTCACCGTTCATGAGCTTTAAAATCTTCGTGCACATGCTCAGTCCAAGACCTTCCTGAGTCATCCATTGACTGCTATGGAACATGTCTTGAACTAATTGAGGAGGGAGACCTTCGCCAGGACATGCCAACCTTCACCAAAAACACGGAATTAGTCGTTTAAATATCACAATGGTAATATTCatgtcattaaaaatataagAAGAAAACAGTCTATTTTAAGCATCGCAATTTGCAAGTAGTGCCCAACAAGACTAGCAATTAATATGAATAAAGCTGGGAAACAGAGAAATCAAAATTGTATAACATGAAGCATATAATCATTCCAGTTAGACTATGCCAAGTAAGAACCGAACTTCGAATTACTAACTCCTACTCACGAAACCAAGTCATTCTGCACAAATCAAGTAACAGCAGGATCAACTGCATTTTATATGTTTCAGATCTATTTACTTGCTTTTGAAGGACGTttaaaagtttattttcaaACTGACAGTGGCAAAAAAAGCAGTTCATTCTACTCAATGTCTCTATATGGGGTAAAGATAAATAGGGACCAAAAGTCACTGGTTAAGAGCCCATGATCATAATTTTGCTCTTCAAAGCACATAGCACATGGGTTGAACTGAACATGATCATAATTAGAGCCCACAGGACACCAGGTAAAGTCAAGTTGCAAGGACAAGTAGCGTACATAACTTTATTATGTCGTCTCAATGGACAtccaattaattaaatattaatagtgAGAAGGCAAAATACCTGAATTCAGTATGAACCAGAGTGATTCCATCCGGTACTTTCTTCAAGCTTGGAAGAACATGAATCTCCACCCAGCCTTCAGGAGAGGGTGCATAACGTACCATATTCAATAAGAAATCAGCCAAGACCTGTTGAATTCTCACTTGATCACCATAGACGGCCAATGTTTTGATTTCTTCAGGAATATCTCGAATCAATTGTAGATCTCTTTCTCTGAGCAATAACATTACTTGGCTAACAACAGCGTTTATAACGCTCCCAAGTAAGAATCCTGTCTTCTCAAGCTCCAGTGAtctaattcaaaattttaaaaaaaaattaaaaaaaaagtagaaaactTAATTATGTTTTTCCTAGTTCAATTATGAAAGAACTAAGGTGCCAGTTTTAAGCGTGTAATTGCATAAGTTTGTACAAAAAACTTACCCATCGTCAATGCTATCCAGATCAACATCTTTTATAATCTTCAAAATTTGCTTCTCACAAGCAGCACTAGTCTCCAGAAACTGCTTTTGGTCTTCAGTTAAGTCCGTAGCCTCCAAAAGTGAGTTAGTAAAGCGTATACCACTTAAAGGATTTTTTACTTCCTGGCAAATGTAAGCCAATTCTTTCATCCTAGATAAACATTCATTTTCTTGTTGCTTCTGTACTTTAAGAGTTTGCTGCAGTTCCGGACTAGCAATCTGCAAAAAGCAGAAAGCTCCAATAACCTGACCTTCTGTATCCACCCTCTTATTTGCTGTCAAGAGAGCTTGTACATATTTCCCATTCCGGTCAAAGAACGAAAAGGGGAATTTGTCTGTGTCTAGCCCTCCAATGGCATTGTGCAAGACAATCATGAATTTTGTCATAGCATCTGGACCCTTGATTCGACAGCAACTGCCGAAGACCTCTCCAACCAACATTTTTCCAAGGATTTCTCCCTGGTTCCACCCAGTGAGCTTTTCCATGGCAGTGTTCCATTCCGAGCAACATGTGTTATCATCTGAAGCAAATATGGGAGGGATCAAAGGATTGGGGCTATGAACAATGGCTTTGTAATCACCTTGTATTTTTATGAATTTGTCCATTATTACTTTTTGACCAGTAACGTCCTGACCAACAAAGCAAACTCCAACCATGTTATTAGCGTAATCCTTGCTAGAGCAAGCATTAACCACTATGAAGACAGGCTTGTTATCATGCTCTGGGCCAAATGTCCTCATTTTGATTTCGACATTCTTATCTTCTTCACCTGCATTGATAAAACTATTGTAGTAGAATCCTTCCCGATACCTCCCAAGGAAAATTCCGAATTCAATCTTATACAGAAATAGACTTGCTTTCAAAGTAAATATTAAGCATGtcactcaaatcatcaattattaaacaaaaatagattttaaaaaataaaagctgGTTTGCCCCgtatctttcttttcttttttggaaaTTCAGATTCATTCAAGGTTACCGAAACTACAACCCAAGAGGAGAAACAACGTACAAACAAAGGCACGAGGCCTAAAACAAAGCAAAACCAAGGAGGCCCGCAGGCCCGAATGACAAAGAATACCAGGGAAACATCAGTTGGTGACAGGGAGTCTCCACACtctaaaaatattcaaattaaaAGAAGGTTTGAGATTTAAGGCCAGCAACCAATAAATAGTCAATTAGGTGTTTAGCCCCATATTTTTCCATAATAAGCCATACTGGCATTAATGGTATGCTCCTTTTGTTGTTTTAAGGTAACATTCCGAAATTCATACCAATATGGTACATCAGCACTCATGTTCTGTCCTTGTTGCATTGCTACTGAGCAATCACCTAATTGGCCAGTTAGAGTTGCAAGGGAGAACAAGTAATGACCTAAGTCTCTCTTGCAGATAGAATTGCATTATTAAGACAACGCAATACAAGTGATAACTACAATACATTGCTAATTTAAGGCTAACATATTTGGATCTTTCCAGTGAAGCTTAATTAATTAGAAGGTATCTAGTCATCACAACAAATCGTCTCAGTGAAGTTCACACGGCACTTGAAGTAAGCCAAAATTACTATGACATTATCATGTGCCATTCAAGGATTTACAcagaatttcaaaatttgacatACAATCTTCATGCATCAGTTTTATGTTGACAACGATTGgcaacaaactttttttttttaattatcactGATATTTAGAACATACTGGGAAAAAATGTCAATAACACCGCATTAATAGACTCCCAAATTAAAGAGGTATAAAGACATTAGGTACAAAAAGACTACCTTTTAAAGCGCGGGTTAGAAGTTTTTCAACAATTTCTTCAGATTCTTTGTAAATGAGATCGTGAACCAAGGACTTCCCGGTAGCTTCCTCAACTGAGAGACCGGTCAACTCTGCAACCTTTGCATTCCACCCATTTATACAGCCATTAACATCGACAGCAAGTATGGGAGCAGTTGCAGTCTCTATCAACCTAACCATTTCTCTTGCTACGGAGCTGAGCTCATTGATCCCTTGAAACTCCAGATCGCCAAGCTGGGCCCGCATAACAGCATTTGTATTGTTTGTCTCTGTGTTCTTAAATGAGTCACGCAAAATAATCTGCAAAGAGTGTATTGCATCCATTTCTGCATTCTCCCATGGCAAGCTCCGGCTTTTAACCACTTCCAAAAACGCTTTGAATGAAGAGCGTGGATGCATCCTCTGCCCATCATCCTTGTCCTCTGGATGATGCTTTGCTCCACCCCATTTGATCTCTTTCCCAGTGTGGGATCGGAACCAGAACAGAAAATCCCTTTTAGTAATATAAGCAGCCGCCATTCCACAAACTGCATCACCAAGAGAGGCAGCTCCAGGGTACCCGGCATCAGCCAAACTATCTGTACTCAAACCAGTTGAACTTCCATGGGAAGCCAACAACCACTCCACAATGTCCTTTATCTGGGCTTCGGTGGGCGTCACACCAAGAGGGTAGTAGTTCCCTTGGTAGTAGAGTGCAGCCCCATCACATTTCACAAGGTTCATTATACTAGGACTTTGAGTAACAATGCCAGTTGGGGTATCACGCAGAAGCATATCACACAACAGAGTCTGTGTCCTTAAAACATGTTTCTCAGACATTTGTGAAGCCAATTGTAATTCCATATTCAATTGAAGTCCAAAGGCCTGCATTAAAAACTCACAAGCATACCGAAGCGGAAATGGAATGCACCGAGCAGAGGTGTGATGGCAAACAACCAGGCCCCATAATCTCATTGAATTTCTCCCACCAAGAGCTTCCTCGTCGTTTCCATTGATGATTACCGCCAACGCCAATGACGCAATGGATCCCATATTAGCCATGTACTGGGAATGGCAACCATGTGGGGCTCTTAGTGTGGATCCAACCAAGCACAAAGGCTGCATCAGCCCTTCATCCTGAATCACATGAACCGGCTTGGCGTGACAATCTACTATCATTCGAGCCCGGTTCTGCTTGAACAAGAACCTTGACGCCTGTGGTATATCCGTGGCCGGGTAGTGCAGCCCAAGGTATGGGTCCAAGTCAGGCCTTTTACTCTCAGCCACAACCTCACCATGCTCATCCTCGTGAAACTTATAAACCATAACTCTATCATAGCCAGTAAGCTCCCTCACACTCTCTACCACAGTGTCACACAAAAGCTTAATGTCGCCGCCCGGCAGCGACTGCAGCTGCGAAATCGCCCTCACCGCCAGCTTCTGCGACTGCACCGCGCCGGCAATCGACAGCGCAGGGTCTTCTGTTCTCGCAGGCTCCAAATCAATCACGACCCCAACATCAATCCTATGCAAAATTGCGTAAAAGGGCTTTCCAGAAATCTTAGAGTGGATCCAAATCGGGTTCAAAAGGGTTATCTCCCGAGCCCCAAATGCCTTCTCCAGCAACACCGCGCTCGACGGTGTGAATAGCGTACGGACGTCGGTCCCAATTGTGAGAATCTCCGGCTTTTCAAGGATCGGCACTGACTGCGGCGTTAGGTCGAGCATGTCGCGTGCGTTCTCGCTATACGCAATGACTCCGAACGTGGCTTCGTCCACGGCCATCATGCACCCGAAAGGTTGGACATGGCCGCCCCTCTGAATCTTCGACAGGTACGCCGTAATCTGCTGCTCCGGGACGGAATCTTTGGTGGTTTTCATGCTCTGCGAGTAGTCGAACGACTTGCCGGACTCCCCGGACTGCTCGAACACGGCGTGCAGCCGAGCATCTACAGTGTACTGAGCAATGGCTTTGCTCACAGACTCCGTGTTGTGGTGAGCCTTGATATTGCTCGTGCCCGACGACTGAGCTCCTGACGCCATTTCTGCTGACTTGGGTCCTCCCCGTTTGACTCAATTCTTACTGGGTTGGTCCTAAATTcgctaaaaattataaaaaaagtgGTAAATTGAAAAACCCCATGAAAATTCGAAGCCGATCAGAGTGAAAGCTTGTGACTTTTTGCTTAAAAAATAGGAAAGCTTGTGGCTTTCGATGGTGGTccttaattatttatgtggTTTAATTCAGAGATGGGAAAAAGCTGGTTTTGGGTTgatattcttttttgttttgtcgGGTTCttggtagagagagaaagcgagagagagaactgggaaaggagagaaggacactttctttcttctttgttttttacTGAACTGTATTTGTTTCTGGATTTATCTCTACTTTTCTGGATTTTTGGTTTTGCATTATTGGTGGTGAGAGAATAAAACATGGAGGCCATTATTCGATTGGTGGTCTTGTGCGTTTTGGGAGTTTGGCCCGATGACAATAATTTTGATTCTCCTGCCCCTATATTTTTCTATTTCTTATTTACTTTTTtcgtattttatttttgtcaatttaagtTGGGATTATTTTAATGTTCTTGCACCATCAGATTCAATTCCAGTCAGGTTCCTTCCCCCAAGATCTAATAAAGAAAAACTATAATTGGAAGGGAAATCAATTGTCCCTTCTAATTTTAGCAATATATTGACCAATGGTCTTTAAAATGGatttggattctctgcccttctAATTCGGTGTCCTCTCCGTatcctcctgtttgtgtggtcacggttaagccacgtcaatattttatattactattttttttgtcttattatttttataaaaaacaatataaaatgttagcatggattaaccgtgaccacacaaaacaggagggtacGGAGAGGGCAcctaaatgggagggcagagaatccaagtcccttTAAAATAGGAAAGTACTTTTCGAcgaaccaggatcctctcctgagcagtttCCTAGGAAAGTACTTTTCGACAAACCAgtatcctctcctgagcagtttcctagggatcccgcaatcatgtccattcatcgtatatcgtgcggtcagaaattatttaaaatttaaattttaaaattcaaatatgaatagtacctaacgaaaactgaccgcatgatataaaatgaacggacaagattgcgggatccctaggatTCCTAGAgaactgctcaggagaggatcctggttccTTTTCTACTATGGGAGCAAATTGGCATCCTCCTAACTTTATAGCATGAAGTCCCAAG is a window from the Malus domestica chromosome 16, GDT2T_hap1 genome containing:
- the LOC103431933 gene encoding phytochrome B, which translates into the protein MASGAQSSGTSNIKAHHNTESVSKAIAQYTVDARLHAVFEQSGESGKSFDYSQSMKTTKDSVPEQQITAYLSKIQRGGHVQPFGCMMAVDEATFGVIAYSENARDMLDLTPQSVPILEKPEILTIGTDVRTLFTPSSAVLLEKAFGAREITLLNPIWIHSKISGKPFYAILHRIDVGVVIDLEPARTEDPALSIAGAVQSQKLAVRAISQLQSLPGGDIKLLCDTVVESVRELTGYDRVMVYKFHEDEHGEVVAESKRPDLDPYLGLHYPATDIPQASRFLFKQNRARMIVDCHAKPVHVIQDEGLMQPLCLVGSTLRAPHGCHSQYMANMGSIASLALAVIINGNDEEALGGRNSMRLWGLVVCHHTSARCIPFPLRYACEFLMQAFGLQLNMELQLASQMSEKHVLRTQTLLCDMLLRDTPTGIVTQSPSIMNLVKCDGAALYYQGNYYPLGVTPTEAQIKDIVEWLLASHGSSTGLSTDSLADAGYPGAASLGDAVCGMAAAYITKRDFLFWFRSHTGKEIKWGGAKHHPEDKDDGQRMHPRSSFKAFLEVVKSRSLPWENAEMDAIHSLQIILRDSFKNTETNNTNAVMRAQLGDLEFQGINELSSVAREMVRLIETATAPILAVDVNGCINGWNAKVAELTGLSVEEATGKSLVHDLIYKESEEIVEKLLTRALKGEEDKNVEIKMRTFGPEHDNKPVFIVVNACSSKDYANNMVGVCFVGQDVTGQKVIMDKFIKIQGDYKAIVHSPNPLIPPIFASDDNTCCSEWNTAMEKLTGWNQGEILGKMLVGEVFGSCCRIKGPDAMTKFMIVLHNAIGGLDTDKFPFSFFDRNGKYVQALLTANKRVDTEGQVIGAFCFLQIASPELQQTLKVQKQQENECLSRMKELAYICQEVKNPLSGIRFTNSLLEATDLTEDQKQFLETSAACEKQILKIIKDVDLDSIDDGSLELEKTGFLLGSVINAVVSQVMLLLRERDLQLIRDIPEEIKTLAVYGDQVRIQQVLADFLLNMVRYAPSPEGWVEIHVLPSLKKVPDGITLVHTEFRLACPGEGLPPQLVQDMFHSSQWMTQEGLGLSMCTKILKLMNGEVQYVRESERCYFLITLELPMPRRPTNSID